A region of Kribbella sp. NBC_01245 DNA encodes the following proteins:
- a CDS encoding TetR/AcrR family transcriptional regulator: MSTRTKPGPRERLLDAAQRLTYTQGTGIGIDALLKEANVARRSLYEHFGGKDGLIAEVLRRSTAEDQAAYERVMGAAGNDPRERLLAIFDWLGEVITEPAFHGCRYLAADLSLSDPDHPAHEITREYRRHLHGLLERELTELGHPRPAYAADQFLLLIDGTLAVGATRPETNPATPARDLAVQILDAVDAQATASPSKKGAP, translated from the coding sequence GTGAGCACTCGTACGAAGCCAGGGCCACGCGAGCGACTGCTGGACGCCGCCCAGCGCCTGACGTACACCCAGGGCACGGGCATCGGCATCGACGCACTGCTCAAAGAGGCGAACGTCGCCCGCCGATCGCTGTACGAGCACTTCGGTGGCAAGGACGGCCTGATCGCCGAAGTGCTGCGCCGAAGCACCGCCGAGGACCAGGCCGCCTACGAGCGGGTGATGGGGGCCGCGGGCAACGATCCTCGCGAGCGGCTGCTGGCCATCTTCGACTGGCTGGGCGAAGTCATCACCGAACCGGCCTTCCACGGTTGCCGCTACCTGGCCGCGGACCTCTCCCTGTCCGATCCGGACCACCCGGCGCACGAGATCACCCGCGAGTACCGCCGGCACTTGCACGGGCTACTCGAGCGGGAGCTCACCGAACTCGGCCACCCGCGCCCGGCGTACGCCGCAGACCAGTTCCTCCTGCTCATCGACGGCACGCTCGCGGTCGGCGCCACCCGGCCCGAAACCAACCCGGCAACGCCCGCCCGCGACCTCGCCGTACAAATCCTCGACGCTGTGGACGCCCAGGCCACTGCCTCGCCATCGAAGAAAGGTGCGCCATGA
- a CDS encoding alpha-L-fucosidase, with amino-acid sequence MRHGFRTLLVVGALVIGSLNPVPAVGADPGTSGGIDAVVPRPTSWQAGEGAVRLGAGSRLLVDPSSRELSLRPRGVAEFPGPVKQITQDFATELRAELAAVTGLQLGISSDVQQARAGDVVLRLVDDAALGAEGYRWNSDGPIVIEAATTNGLFYGSRTLVQLLGADPQHRSVPRASATDVPTQAVRMVQLDAGRKYWSMDYLKNLIRRMGQVRLNTLFLHLSESEGFRLDSKKFPGLADPENSYSRADIEELKALAAKQHVQLMGGVDVPGHATRISKTFGIGLGSGTNPCGAAHTHSHLTADWIIDMTSQAAVAKTAELVSEFSAWFDAPLFSIGADELPGQLANCPKVQKAIADDPDLDTLGDLLTRYINTIDEAVTANGGRTAIFNGVEHMSSPKQDLNRSVVHLTWEGTGSEPAIPNHDEIAIGPFYLTPNNYHNTYPDPRWIYDTWTVSTAPDMLGSGMPSWADYNFWADDQYFEEQLALSRAVLADRTWNGGDTPDTITDFTRRFEALGDPVGVRAQAVPPRVNDEKPSHRWTFDAAEYPSGWTWAGSPGNTIMADDQAGDLPGTSYIINNPTVVDGGVKGQAFRFDHNRDGVGFGGVDVAEPWTVSTWVNLSQTTGEQVLLSSKDGALKLRQSGTGKVGFTRYGVADHSFDFTLPAGRWVQLTWVAVPGETTLYADGRRVGRVAASIPLPLRSIGTPSVSLRGDLDELVTWDEPLSAAAVTRHFDTYDRPAWDYLPTVASLNSHPTPEWFNNDKFGIFIHWGAYSQPAWGPRGSYAEWYWNYLNNPGSPTNVHHRNTYGTEFPYDRFIDQWQADKFDPDQWVDLFQEAGAKYFVLTSKHHEGVALYDSKVSGRDTVDLGPKKDLARQLFDSARERTDLKAGFYYSLYEWSNPSYTGRPVTNPYTGATVPYTGAPVVSDYVGQYMLPQMQELIDQYDPDILWCDGQWEKSASYWRTAGVLADYYNKAKNRPNPKEVAVANRCKIESGNLDSTELDFQTPEYTVKPDIDADKWESSRGIAHSYGFNQNEPIEDYLTSDQLVESLVDIVSKNGNLLLNIGPKGDGTIPELQAQRLRDIGAWLKINGEAIYGTTYFNRAEEPGSAVPIRYTAKDGALYATAMSWPGESLSLGADLPFGSGTKVTLLGSDGKPLPWSRATDGRVRIELPAAGEGSTISKHAFVFKIETPNAGPLLRTKLTVPSEVSAGATVAGDVTITNPAGKASAAGTVTIAGPNGWSVQPGAKAVPALAPGESYTVPVTVGVPPEVQAATYELSATTTVGGISTTVRTPVSIKLPNLALGKQVGQSSTAWGGAAERAVDGNRNGNFGANSVTHTAEPSNQAWWQVDLGTAAAVDRAEIYNRTDCCASRLSNYWVMLSEQPFTTDSLEEARSTPGVTAVRVAATAATPSQIDLPDGAQGRYLRVQLESTTDPLSLAEVEVRGKPIG; translated from the coding sequence ATGAGGCATGGATTCCGCACGCTGCTGGTCGTAGGTGCACTGGTCATCGGATCTCTTAACCCTGTTCCGGCCGTCGGCGCCGATCCTGGTACGTCGGGCGGGATCGACGCCGTGGTGCCGCGTCCGACTTCGTGGCAGGCCGGTGAGGGGGCGGTCAGGCTTGGCGCGGGATCACGGCTGTTGGTCGATCCGTCATCGCGCGAGCTCAGCCTGCGGCCGCGTGGTGTGGCGGAATTTCCGGGCCCGGTCAAGCAGATCACCCAGGACTTCGCCACCGAGCTCCGCGCCGAACTGGCTGCCGTGACCGGGCTGCAGCTCGGGATCTCCAGTGACGTGCAGCAGGCGAGGGCCGGTGACGTCGTACTGCGGCTGGTCGATGATGCCGCGCTGGGGGCCGAGGGCTACCGCTGGAACAGCGACGGGCCGATCGTCATCGAGGCGGCCACTACCAACGGATTGTTCTACGGCTCGCGAACACTGGTGCAACTGCTCGGCGCCGATCCCCAACACCGCTCGGTTCCGCGGGCGTCTGCCACCGACGTACCGACGCAGGCAGTCCGCATGGTCCAGTTGGACGCCGGACGGAAGTACTGGTCGATGGACTACCTGAAGAACCTGATCCGGCGAATGGGGCAGGTGCGGCTGAACACGCTTTTCCTGCACCTGTCGGAGTCGGAGGGTTTCCGGCTCGACAGCAAGAAGTTCCCCGGGCTTGCCGATCCGGAAAACTCCTATAGCCGTGCGGATATCGAAGAACTGAAGGCATTGGCAGCGAAGCAACACGTCCAGCTGATGGGCGGTGTCGACGTTCCGGGCCACGCCACCCGGATCAGTAAGACCTTCGGCATCGGCCTGGGATCGGGAACCAACCCCTGCGGCGCTGCCCACACGCACTCGCACCTGACCGCGGACTGGATCATCGACATGACCAGCCAGGCGGCCGTCGCGAAGACCGCCGAGCTCGTCTCCGAGTTCTCCGCCTGGTTCGACGCGCCCTTGTTCTCGATCGGCGCGGACGAGTTGCCGGGCCAACTCGCGAACTGCCCCAAGGTTCAAAAGGCCATTGCCGACGATCCGGACCTGGACACGCTAGGCGACCTGCTGACCCGCTACATCAACACCATCGACGAAGCGGTGACGGCGAACGGCGGGCGCACGGCCATTTTCAACGGTGTCGAGCACATGAGCTCGCCCAAGCAGGACCTGAACCGGTCGGTGGTCCACCTCACCTGGGAGGGCACCGGCAGCGAGCCGGCGATCCCGAACCATGACGAGATCGCGATCGGGCCGTTCTACCTGACCCCGAACAACTACCACAACACGTACCCGGATCCCCGCTGGATCTACGACACCTGGACGGTCAGCACGGCGCCGGACATGCTCGGTTCGGGAATGCCGAGCTGGGCGGACTACAACTTCTGGGCCGATGACCAGTACTTCGAGGAGCAGCTCGCCCTGAGTCGGGCGGTGCTGGCGGACCGGACCTGGAACGGCGGCGATACGCCGGACACGATCACCGACTTCACCCGGCGATTCGAGGCGCTGGGCGACCCTGTCGGCGTACGCGCCCAGGCTGTCCCGCCTCGTGTGAATGATGAAAAGCCCAGCCACCGTTGGACGTTCGACGCCGCGGAGTACCCGTCGGGCTGGACCTGGGCAGGGAGTCCGGGCAATACGATCATGGCCGATGACCAGGCCGGCGACCTTCCCGGCACCAGCTACATCATCAACAACCCGACGGTCGTCGACGGCGGCGTGAAGGGACAGGCATTCCGTTTCGACCACAACCGGGACGGCGTCGGCTTCGGCGGGGTTGATGTCGCCGAGCCCTGGACCGTATCGACCTGGGTGAACCTGTCCCAGACCACCGGCGAGCAGGTGCTGCTCAGCTCGAAGGACGGCGCACTCAAACTCCGGCAGAGCGGCACCGGCAAGGTCGGCTTCACCCGGTACGGCGTCGCCGACCACTCGTTCGACTTCACCTTGCCCGCGGGCCGGTGGGTGCAGCTCACCTGGGTCGCGGTACCGGGGGAGACGACTCTGTACGCCGATGGGCGGCGCGTCGGCCGGGTCGCCGCGTCGATCCCGCTCCCGCTGCGCTCCATCGGCACCCCGTCGGTATCGCTGCGCGGCGACCTGGACGAACTCGTGACCTGGGACGAGCCGCTCAGCGCAGCGGCCGTCACGCGACACTTCGACACCTACGATCGGCCGGCCTGGGACTACCTCCCGACCGTCGCGTCGTTGAACAGCCACCCGACGCCCGAGTGGTTCAACAATGACAAGTTCGGCATCTTCATCCATTGGGGCGCTTACTCCCAGCCCGCTTGGGGACCGCGAGGTTCTTACGCCGAGTGGTACTGGAACTACCTCAACAATCCTGGCAGTCCGACGAACGTCCACCACCGCAACACGTACGGAACCGAATTCCCGTACGACCGGTTCATCGACCAATGGCAGGCGGACAAGTTCGACCCGGACCAGTGGGTGGACCTCTTCCAGGAGGCGGGCGCGAAGTACTTCGTACTGACGAGCAAACACCACGAGGGCGTGGCGTTGTACGACTCGAAGGTCAGCGGTCGCGACACCGTCGACCTCGGTCCGAAGAAGGACCTGGCCCGGCAGTTGTTCGACTCCGCTCGCGAACGCACGGACTTAAAGGCCGGGTTCTACTACTCGCTCTACGAGTGGTCCAACCCGTCGTACACCGGTCGGCCGGTCACGAATCCTTACACCGGCGCCACCGTTCCGTACACGGGTGCGCCCGTTGTCTCCGACTACGTCGGGCAGTACATGCTGCCGCAGATGCAGGAGCTGATCGACCAGTACGACCCGGACATCTTGTGGTGTGACGGTCAGTGGGAGAAGTCCGCGTCGTACTGGCGTACAGCGGGTGTTCTCGCCGACTACTACAACAAGGCCAAGAACCGTCCGAACCCGAAGGAGGTCGCGGTCGCGAACCGCTGCAAGATCGAGTCGGGCAATCTCGATTCGACCGAGCTGGACTTCCAGACGCCGGAGTACACCGTCAAGCCGGACATCGATGCCGACAAGTGGGAGTCGAGCCGGGGTATCGCCCACTCGTACGGGTTCAACCAGAACGAGCCGATCGAGGACTATCTCACCTCGGACCAACTGGTGGAGTCGCTGGTCGACATCGTGTCGAAGAACGGCAACCTGCTGCTGAACATCGGTCCCAAGGGCGACGGCACCATCCCCGAACTGCAGGCCCAACGGCTGCGCGACATCGGTGCCTGGCTGAAGATCAACGGCGAGGCGATCTACGGGACGACGTACTTCAACCGGGCCGAGGAGCCGGGCTCAGCGGTACCGATCCGGTACACCGCCAAGGATGGCGCGCTGTACGCCACGGCAATGAGTTGGCCGGGAGAGTCGCTGTCGCTGGGAGCGGATCTGCCTTTCGGATCGGGGACGAAGGTCACGCTGCTCGGATCCGACGGGAAGCCGCTGCCCTGGAGCCGCGCCACGGACGGCCGGGTCCGGATCGAGCTGCCGGCTGCCGGGGAGGGATCCACTATCAGCAAGCACGCCTTCGTCTTCAAGATCGAGACACCGAATGCTGGGCCACTGCTGCGGACGAAACTCACCGTACCGTCGGAGGTGTCGGCGGGGGCGACGGTGGCCGGGGACGTCACCATTACCAATCCGGCCGGCAAGGCGTCGGCGGCCGGTACGGTCACGATCGCCGGGCCGAACGGCTGGTCTGTGCAGCCGGGCGCCAAGGCGGTCCCGGCACTGGCGCCGGGAGAGTCGTACACGGTTCCCGTGACGGTAGGTGTTCCGCCTGAGGTCCAAGCTGCGACGTACGAGCTGTCCGCCACCACAACCGTCGGCGGTATCTCGACCACGGTGCGGACGCCGGTAAGCATCAAGCTGCCGAACCTTGCCTTGGGCAAGCAAGTCGGCCAGTCCTCGACGGCCTGGGGTGGAGCGGCCGAGCGGGCGGTTGACGGCAACCGCAACGGGAACTTCGGCGCGAACTCCGTGACCCACACGGCAGAGCCGTCGAACCAAGCATGGTGGCAGGTGGACCTGGGCACAGCGGCCGCTGTGGATCGTGCGGAGATCTACAACCGGACGGACTGCTGTGCCAGCCGGTTGAGCAACTACTGGGTCATGTTGTCCGAGCAACCGTTCACCACCGACTCGCTGGAAGAGGCGCGATCGACGCCCGGCGTCACGGCTGTCCGAGTCGCCGCGACGGCCGCAACGCCATCCCAGATCGATCTACCGGACGGCGCCCAGGGCCGCTACCTCCGAGTGCAACTCGAGTCGACCACCGACCCCCTCTCCCTGGCCGAAGTCGAGGTGAGAGGCAAACCCATCGGCTGA
- a CDS encoding MFS transporter, translated as MTTTNTGSRRWWALGLIAAAQFMVIMDTSIIGVALPEIQADLGFTPQDLSWVFNAYVVAFGGLLLLGGRLSDLFGARRIFSTGWLVLLAGSVLAGAANGVGLELAGRAVQGVGAALIAPSALTLLMMLFGAEPKELTKALALYGAAAPAGGTAGVFLGGVITEYASWPWVFYLNVPIAIAVLLATPALMPAVASRRGSIDLVGALTATGGIGAAVYAIVRAPEAGWTSAETLLTGLAAVVLLAVFVWVQARRSEPLMRLAIFRAPNLAAANIAQLLLGAAWVPMWFFLNLYLQQVLGLSAFPSGSALLPMTTFIMLGMIVVAPRFIARFGPKRTLVIGMTVLTAGLAALSLIRSTGSFWVDVLPASLIAAAGMSLAFIPSLGIALSSARPEEGGLASGIVNTSYQIGSALGLAAMTAVAAAAGADQLGKPDALTNGYSAAFLGAAIIAAIGALLAAATLRIPTPAQEEALTTI; from the coding sequence ATGACTACTACAAACACCGGCTCGCGGCGCTGGTGGGCGCTCGGCCTGATCGCCGCCGCCCAGTTCATGGTCATCATGGACACCTCGATCATCGGAGTCGCGCTGCCGGAGATACAGGCGGATCTCGGCTTCACCCCCCAAGACCTCTCGTGGGTGTTCAACGCCTACGTCGTCGCCTTCGGCGGTCTGCTCCTGCTCGGCGGGCGCCTGTCCGACCTGTTCGGCGCACGCCGGATCTTCTCGACCGGCTGGCTCGTCCTGCTCGCGGGATCAGTCCTCGCCGGCGCGGCGAACGGGGTCGGCCTCGAACTGGCCGGCCGCGCGGTCCAAGGCGTCGGCGCCGCCCTGATCGCACCGTCCGCGTTGACCCTGTTGATGATGCTGTTCGGCGCGGAGCCGAAGGAACTGACCAAAGCACTAGCGCTGTACGGCGCCGCGGCACCAGCAGGCGGTACGGCGGGCGTGTTCCTGGGCGGCGTGATCACGGAGTACGCCAGCTGGCCGTGGGTCTTCTACCTCAACGTGCCGATCGCCATCGCCGTACTCCTGGCCACTCCGGCGCTCATGCCGGCCGTCGCATCGCGTCGCGGCAGCATCGACCTGGTCGGTGCGCTGACGGCCACCGGTGGAATCGGCGCCGCCGTCTACGCGATCGTGCGAGCGCCAGAGGCCGGGTGGACGAGTGCGGAGACACTGTTGACCGGGCTCGCCGCCGTCGTACTGCTCGCGGTGTTCGTCTGGGTGCAGGCGCGTCGTTCCGAACCGCTGATGCGCCTCGCGATCTTCCGCGCGCCGAACCTGGCCGCCGCCAACATCGCCCAGCTGCTCCTGGGCGCCGCGTGGGTGCCGATGTGGTTCTTCCTGAACCTCTACCTCCAGCAGGTGCTCGGCCTGAGCGCCTTCCCGAGTGGTTCCGCTTTGTTGCCGATGACAACGTTCATCATGCTCGGCATGATCGTGGTCGCACCACGGTTCATCGCTCGCTTCGGGCCGAAGCGCACGCTCGTCATCGGGATGACCGTGCTCACCGCCGGTCTGGCCGCGCTGTCGCTGATCCGGTCCACCGGGTCGTTCTGGGTCGACGTACTGCCCGCCTCGCTGATCGCGGCCGCCGGCATGTCCCTCGCGTTCATCCCGAGCCTCGGCATCGCGTTGTCCTCGGCGCGACCCGAAGAAGGCGGACTGGCCTCGGGAATCGTCAACACCAGCTACCAGATCGGCTCCGCCCTCGGCCTGGCCGCGATGACCGCGGTTGCCGCGGCCGCCGGCGCCGACCAACTCGGCAAGCCTGACGCCTTGACCAACGGCTACTCGGCCGCTTTCCTCGGCGCCGCCATCATCGCCGCCATCGGCGCCCTACTAGCCGCGGCAACCCTACGAATCCCCACCCCTGCACAGGAGGAGGCCCTGACCACGATCTGA
- a CDS encoding nuclear transport factor 2 family protein, producing the protein MSYRSTTEVIDRFNRAFVEGDASLLTDLIGADCVMESVQPAPTGERVEGADACLAWWSVLVNDTTSQFEPQEVVIADDRATIRWHYRFGEGPNDWVSGVNLMRVRDGRIVEALGYSKTAGEVPLATSTD; encoded by the coding sequence ATGTCGTACCGCAGCACCACCGAGGTCATCGACCGTTTCAACCGCGCGTTCGTCGAGGGCGACGCGAGCCTGCTCACCGATCTGATCGGCGCGGACTGCGTGATGGAATCCGTCCAGCCGGCCCCGACCGGCGAGCGCGTCGAAGGCGCCGACGCCTGCCTGGCCTGGTGGAGCGTGCTCGTCAACGACACCACCAGCCAGTTCGAGCCGCAGGAAGTCGTGATCGCCGACGACCGGGCGACCATCCGCTGGCACTACCGCTTCGGCGAAGGCCCCAACGACTGGGTCAGCGGCGTCAACCTGATGCGGGTCCGCGACGGCCGGATCGTCGAGGCCCTCGGTTACAGCAAGACCGCCGGCGAGGTGCCGCTCGCGACCAGCACCGACTGA
- a CDS encoding family 20 glycosylhydrolase codes for MRAQLAAGVAAMAMVTSLIGPSAAEALPDAVVGNAAPVTVPALRSWTGGVGSWRLVPGARIVVDLGDQAKLGELGQRVVEELALQEGVSARVVVGQARAGDIRLDLVGGPVTPSPQGYRMVVGESVAITATSRGGVFNGTRSLLQALRSSPQPRSVARGTATDWPDNAQRGQMLDVGRKYFGVDYLKQQIRQMAWYKLNTFHLHLSDWNGFRIESLAYPEITSPQAYTRAELRDLERYAASYGVTIIPEIDLPGHAAAISKAKPELAFGCESMSKPAGVSWEGADSGGWTLDVTKAAVREFSRRLVAEVADLFDSPYVHIGTDEVPLTSYQVACPELVQYQQQRGFPYVADVFVDYINELDAVVRSHGKTTQVWQWWDYQQQTSLTVDKRVIVHEWLRRPEERAAAGYRTVGVQDGPLYVSPGFGARPGSYGFFDVRSTYGSYSFASSPGILGYHVARWSDRTQTFATGWVDYFARRPIAVVADRSWGSPAADVRPFLDRYDQVGDASPGSTPDPADLESQIGANTGLLSQTGWTAMASSQETTGEDGRASRAADNDPYTLWHSRYDAGLPQKLSVDLGRPQRIAGVRYMPRQDGGVNGMAKDFRVLVSNDGTSWSEATRGRFAPDRTEFIAPFRATTARHVALEVISEYGPQNRFAAGAELDVVRAR; via the coding sequence ATGCGGGCACAGTTGGCGGCCGGAGTTGCGGCGATGGCAATGGTCACTTCGTTGATTGGGCCCAGTGCCGCGGAGGCGCTGCCCGATGCGGTGGTGGGGAACGCGGCGCCGGTGACGGTGCCGGCGTTGCGGTCGTGGACCGGTGGCGTCGGGAGTTGGCGGTTGGTGCCGGGCGCTCGCATCGTCGTCGATCTCGGCGATCAGGCGAAGTTGGGAGAACTAGGGCAGAGGGTCGTCGAGGAGTTGGCGCTGCAGGAGGGCGTGTCCGCGCGAGTCGTCGTCGGGCAGGCCAGGGCCGGCGACATCCGGCTCGACCTGGTCGGCGGCCCGGTGACCCCATCGCCGCAGGGTTACCGGATGGTGGTCGGCGAGTCGGTCGCCATCACGGCGACCTCGCGGGGTGGCGTCTTCAATGGGACCCGTTCGTTGCTCCAGGCCTTAAGGTCGTCGCCGCAGCCGCGGTCGGTGGCGCGGGGCACGGCTACCGACTGGCCGGACAACGCGCAGCGCGGGCAGATGCTCGATGTCGGCCGGAAGTACTTCGGCGTCGACTACTTGAAGCAGCAGATCCGGCAGATGGCCTGGTACAAGCTGAACACGTTCCACCTGCACCTGTCGGACTGGAACGGCTTCCGGATCGAGAGCCTCGCGTATCCCGAGATCACGTCACCGCAGGCGTACACCCGGGCCGAGTTGCGCGACCTCGAGCGATACGCCGCGTCGTACGGCGTGACGATCATTCCGGAGATCGACCTGCCCGGGCATGCGGCGGCGATCAGTAAGGCCAAGCCCGAGTTGGCCTTCGGTTGCGAGAGCATGTCGAAGCCCGCGGGCGTTTCGTGGGAGGGGGCAGACTCCGGCGGATGGACGCTTGACGTCACCAAGGCGGCGGTGCGCGAGTTCTCCCGGCGGCTCGTGGCCGAGGTGGCCGACCTGTTCGACAGTCCGTACGTGCACATCGGGACGGACGAGGTGCCGCTGACGTCGTACCAGGTGGCCTGTCCCGAGCTGGTTCAGTACCAGCAGCAGCGCGGTTTTCCCTACGTGGCTGACGTTTTCGTCGACTACATCAACGAGTTGGACGCGGTCGTGCGGTCGCACGGAAAGACCACGCAGGTGTGGCAGTGGTGGGACTACCAGCAGCAGACGAGCTTGACGGTGGACAAGCGGGTGATCGTGCATGAATGGCTGCGTCGGCCGGAGGAGCGCGCGGCTGCGGGATACCGAACTGTGGGGGTGCAGGACGGACCGCTGTACGTCAGCCCCGGGTTTGGTGCACGGCCTGGCAGCTACGGCTTCTTCGATGTCCGCAGCACGTACGGCAGTTACTCGTTCGCGTCGTCGCCGGGCATTCTGGGCTACCACGTCGCGCGCTGGTCGGACCGTACCCAGACTTTCGCCACCGGCTGGGTCGACTACTTCGCCCGGCGTCCGATCGCGGTCGTCGCAGATCGGTCCTGGGGTTCGCCCGCTGCCGACGTACGACCGTTTCTGGACCGCTACGACCAGGTTGGTGATGCGAGCCCGGGCAGTACGCCGGACCCGGCGGACCTCGAGTCGCAGATCGGTGCGAACACCGGTCTGCTCAGCCAAACCGGCTGGACCGCGATGGCCTCCAGCCAGGAGACCACCGGGGAGGACGGGCGGGCGAGCCGGGCCGCCGACAACGATCCTTATACGCTCTGGCACAGCCGGTACGACGCCGGCCTGCCGCAAAAGCTGAGCGTTGACCTGGGCCGGCCGCAGCGGATCGCCGGCGTCCGGTACATGCCGCGCCAAGACGGCGGCGTCAACGGCATGGCGAAGGACTTCCGCGTTCTGGTGTCGAACGACGGTACGTCTTGGTCAGAAGCGACCCGCGGTCGGTTCGCGCCGGACCGGACCGAGTTCATCGCGCCGTTCCGCGCCACGACCGCACGACACGTGGCACTCGAGGTCATCAGCGAATACGGCCCGCAGAACCGCTTTGCCGCAGGGGCGGAACTGGACGTCGTACGCGCTCGCTGA
- a CDS encoding DUF4396 domain-containing protein gives MTDHAHAHHDQHGHEAPAVAGRELTKLAVSATLHCLTGCAIGEVLGMIIGTALGWGDWSTIGLAVVLAFFFGYLLTIGPVLRSGLPFKQAVKVALAADTVSILVMEIVDNGVMLAVPGAMEAGLTNVLFWGSLAFALLVAFVVTVPVNRWLIGRGRGHAVVHQYHH, from the coding sequence ATGACTGACCACGCGCACGCCCACCACGACCAGCACGGCCACGAGGCCCCGGCCGTGGCTGGGCGGGAGCTGACCAAACTCGCCGTTTCGGCGACGCTGCACTGCCTCACCGGCTGCGCCATCGGCGAGGTGCTCGGCATGATCATCGGTACGGCGCTGGGCTGGGGCGACTGGTCGACCATCGGCCTCGCCGTGGTGCTGGCCTTCTTCTTCGGCTACCTGCTCACGATCGGCCCGGTGCTGCGCTCCGGTCTGCCGTTCAAGCAGGCCGTCAAGGTCGCCCTCGCCGCCGACACCGTGTCCATCCTGGTGATGGAGATCGTCGACAATGGGGTCATGCTCGCCGTTCCGGGCGCGATGGAGGCCGGTCTGACCAACGTGCTGTTCTGGGGCAGCCTCGCGTTCGCCCTACTGGTGGCCTTCGTGGTCACCGTCCCCGTCAACCGCTGGCTGATCGGCCGCGGCCGCGGCCACGCCGTGGTCCACCAGTACCACCACTGA
- a CDS encoding YdeI/OmpD-associated family protein — protein sequence MATAPARVAVPEDLQAALAAEPDARAFFEGLTASQKRGYTEWIEQAKKPETRQRRLEQTLDSLREHRSRR from the coding sequence TTGGCGACAGCGCCCGCTCGAGTCGCGGTCCCCGAGGATCTACAAGCCGCGCTCGCCGCCGAACCGGACGCGCGCGCATTCTTCGAGGGACTGACTGCGAGCCAGAAACGCGGCTACACCGAATGGATCGAGCAGGCCAAGAAGCCGGAGACGCGCCAGCGCCGGCTGGAACAGACCTTGGACTCCCTGCGCGAACACCGCTCGCGTCGATAG